A genome region from Schistocerca nitens isolate TAMUIC-IGC-003100 chromosome 4, iqSchNite1.1, whole genome shotgun sequence includes the following:
- the LOC126253594 gene encoding cuticle protein 64-like, translating to MKVLLVLSAVLAAAAAKPGYLGGAHGLVAAAPALAYGGVHAGYAAYGPAPVAVGPGGYLLDTPAVAAARGAHLAAVAQTRARDAAVAHLAYAAAPALGLGYGHGLAYGAYGHGLGYGYGHGYHG from the exons ATGAAGGTCCTGCTG GTTCTGAGCGCCGTGCTGGCCGCCGCCGCGGCCAAGCCGGGCTACCTGGGCGGCGCCCACGGGCTGGTGGCGGCGGCGCCCGCGCTGGCCTACGGCGGCGTGCACGCGGGCTACGCGGCCTACGGTCCCGCGCCCGTGGCTGTCGGCCCCGGCGGCTACCTGCTGGACACGCCCGCCGTGGCGGCCGCCCGCGGCGCCCACCTGGCCGCCGTCGCCCAGACGCGCGCCCGCGACGCCGCCGTCGCCCACCTCGCCTACGCCGCCGCCCCCGCGCTCGGCCTGGGCTACGGCCACGGGCTGGCCTACGGCGCCTACGGCCACGGCCTCGGCTACGGCTACGGCCACGGCTACCACGGCTAA